GATGAATAACTTCTATACCTCTTTCTTTTAAAGTTCTAGCGATAAAACGGCGATGGCAACGCCAAGGAAATTTTTCTGCACACATAACTACTGCCACTTCCTTTTTTATAATTTTTTCTAAACTTTCAATGCCTTTTTTATATTCTTCTGTCTGCATATATGCTTCATAACCACCTTTCCTATATCCACCTAACTCCTTTCCCATATAGACGTAACGAATACCATTTTTATTTAAAAATTCTCTTAAATTTTCCTGTTTAAAATGTTCAAACCGACTTGTAGGAAAACTCCTC
This genomic stretch from Candidatus Desulfofervidus auxilii harbors:
- a CDS encoding DUF488 domain-containing protein, coding for MRVYTIGSSTRTKEEFLELLKAHGIKCLIDVRSFPTSRFEHFKQENLREFLNKNGIRYVYMGKELGGYRKGGYEAYMQTEEYKKGIESLEKIIKKEVAVVMCAEKFPWRCHRRFIARTLKERGIEVIHLIEKNKLYSVLL